One Chlorobaculum limnaeum genomic window carries:
- the pheT gene encoding phenylalanine--tRNA ligase subunit beta, which translates to MKISVNWLKEFIPSLSSDSSGLVDHLTFLGLEVEEVFEQKLPDEKVVVGKVAEVRPHPNADRLRICMVDTGEGELRQIVCGAPNVEAGMTVPVATIGAELTTDSGESFTIKPAKIRGEHSSGMICAADELGLSDDHAGVMVLDDGCEIGKPLANYLEADTVFDIAVTPNRPDALSHLGVARELADCHEIVYPQAPVIEFTRGGGLVEVQDEEACSYYTATVIRGVKVGQSPRWLARRLEQIGLRPKNNIVDITNYILHSFGQPLHAFDLHRLAGSRIIVRSDATDSFMALNNVEYQLQPGMAAICDSREPVAIGGVMGGLYSAVTDKTTDILLEAAYFNPASIRKTAKQLQLSSDSSYRFERGVDPCNVKRAAEYAVAMILEIAGGKVDSAEAWGSMPAAQKIVSLRPKRANAVLGSSITASRMVRLLEKICIKAVSQGAVSDDADQIAFSVPSFRVDIEQEIDLIEEVARLYGYNNLEPASAMVSSYPVSRKTPEYFPDYLRNIMIGLNFREALTNPLIRKAEADCFSDMPVSALNPISEELEVLRPNLAPSLLKVAAHNMRHGNRDLRLFEVAHGFETQPESERRSGDPLSAFLEKELLSMVITGRREPRSWNRQDEKADFYDLRGVVEMLLEKLNLLEKSAFNIYNERTIGIEITSTENGKHSVLKVGTVQEVGREVLDAFGLDQDVYLAELDVAALERCFDSCVVYESPSKFPVVERDLSFVLPRHIPARRLIDIAKASDPLVRSVRVFDVFDRVEPEGDAPMRSVAISLELADRSGTMNEEAISAVISKVSDSAKSELGAVIRQV; encoded by the coding sequence ATGAAAATCTCCGTCAACTGGCTCAAGGAGTTCATCCCCTCGCTTTCATCCGATAGTTCCGGACTTGTCGATCACCTGACTTTTCTTGGTCTCGAAGTCGAAGAGGTCTTCGAACAAAAACTGCCCGACGAGAAGGTGGTTGTCGGCAAGGTGGCCGAGGTCAGGCCCCATCCGAATGCCGACCGGCTGCGCATCTGCATGGTCGATACGGGCGAAGGCGAGCTTCGGCAGATCGTCTGCGGCGCGCCGAATGTCGAGGCTGGCATGACAGTGCCGGTCGCCACCATCGGCGCGGAGCTGACAACCGATTCCGGCGAGAGCTTCACCATCAAGCCCGCGAAAATTCGCGGCGAGCACTCGTCAGGGATGATCTGTGCCGCCGACGAACTCGGCCTGTCCGACGATCACGCCGGAGTGATGGTGCTCGACGATGGGTGCGAGATTGGCAAACCGCTGGCGAACTACCTCGAAGCTGACACGGTGTTCGACATCGCCGTGACACCGAACCGCCCCGACGCGCTTTCGCATCTCGGCGTGGCCCGCGAGCTGGCCGACTGCCACGAGATCGTCTATCCGCAAGCGCCGGTGATCGAGTTCACGCGCGGCGGCGGGCTGGTCGAGGTGCAAGACGAGGAGGCGTGCTCCTACTACACGGCCACGGTCATCCGCGGCGTCAAGGTAGGCCAGTCACCGCGCTGGCTCGCCCGACGTCTCGAACAGATCGGCCTGCGTCCGAAGAACAACATCGTCGATATTACCAACTACATCCTCCATTCGTTTGGCCAGCCGCTGCACGCATTCGATTTGCACCGGCTTGCCGGGAGCCGCATCATCGTGCGCAGCGACGCAACCGACAGCTTCATGGCGCTCAACAATGTCGAGTACCAGCTCCAGCCCGGCATGGCGGCGATCTGCGATTCGCGTGAACCGGTAGCCATCGGCGGCGTCATGGGCGGCCTCTATTCCGCTGTTACCGACAAGACGACCGACATCCTGCTCGAAGCTGCCTATTTCAATCCGGCCTCGATCAGGAAGACCGCCAAACAGCTCCAGCTCTCCTCCGACTCCTCCTATCGCTTCGAGCGGGGCGTCGATCCGTGCAACGTGAAGCGCGCCGCCGAATACGCCGTCGCGATGATTCTCGAAATCGCCGGGGGCAAAGTGGATTCCGCCGAAGCGTGGGGCAGCATGCCAGCCGCGCAGAAAATCGTGTCACTCAGGCCCAAGCGGGCCAACGCCGTGCTCGGCAGCTCGATCACCGCCTCACGGATGGTGCGCCTTCTGGAAAAAATCTGCATCAAGGCGGTCTCGCAAGGGGCCGTGTCGGACGATGCCGATCAGATCGCCTTCTCGGTGCCCTCGTTCAGGGTCGATATTGAACAGGAGATCGACCTGATCGAGGAGGTTGCCCGCCTCTACGGCTACAACAATCTTGAGCCCGCCTCCGCGATGGTTTCGAGCTATCCGGTCAGCCGCAAGACGCCTGAATATTTTCCCGATTATCTGCGTAACATCATGATCGGCCTTAACTTCCGGGAGGCGCTCACTAACCCGCTGATCCGTAAAGCCGAGGCCGACTGCTTCAGCGACATGCCGGTCAGCGCGCTCAACCCGATCAGTGAAGAACTCGAAGTGCTTCGCCCGAACCTCGCTCCCTCGCTGCTCAAGGTCGCCGCGCACAACATGCGGCATGGCAATCGCGATCTTCGCCTCTTCGAGGTGGCGCACGGTTTCGAGACGCAGCCGGAGAGCGAGCGCCGGAGCGGGGATCCGCTTTCGGCATTTCTCGAAAAAGAGCTGCTCTCGATGGTGATTACCGGACGCCGTGAACCAAGAAGCTGGAACCGTCAGGACGAAAAAGCCGATTTTTATGATCTCCGGGGCGTTGTGGAGATGTTGCTCGAGAAGCTGAATTTACTTGAAAAATCAGCATTCAATATTTATAATGAGCGGACGATTGGTATTGAAATCACCTCGACGGAAAACGGGAAACATTCCGTTTTAAAAGTGGGCACGGTTCAGGAGGTCGGCAGGGAGGTGCTTGATGCTTTTGGTCTCGATCAGGATGTGTATCTGGCCGAGCTGGACGTTGCGGCGCTGGAGCGTTGTTTCGATTCATGCGTTGTTTATGAGTCGCCGTCGAAGTTTCCCGTGGTTGAAAGAGATCTTTCATTCGTGCTTCCCCGTCATATTCCGGCCCGTCGCCTGATCGATATCGCCAAAGCGAGCGATCCCCTGGTCAGGTCGGTTCGGGTTTTCGATGTGTTCGACCGGGTCGAACCCGAGGGAGACGCCCCGATGCGAAGCGTGGCAATATCGCTGGAGCTTGCCGACAGGTCGGGAACGATGAACGAGGAGGCGATCAGCGCCGTCATATCGAAGGTGAGTGACAGTGCCAAAAGTGAACTTGGTGCGGTAATTCGGCAAGTTTGA
- a CDS encoding NUDIX hydrolase, translating into MANETVKISEQSGVLPIAGDRIVLITARGSGRWIIPKGYIEKGMTPAESAAKEAWEEAGIIGSVRHEEIGAYSYRRPSGIFSVKVYPFEVESLLEQWEEMHVRQRRLVTPSEAIEMICQKELRSLVTDYIVNRFDL; encoded by the coding sequence ATGGCAAACGAAACGGTCAAGATATCGGAACAGTCAGGCGTACTGCCCATTGCCGGCGACAGGATCGTGCTGATCACCGCCCGCGGTTCCGGGCGCTGGATCATCCCCAAAGGATATATCGAAAAGGGCATGACCCCTGCCGAATCCGCGGCCAAGGAGGCGTGGGAAGAGGCGGGTATCATCGGAAGCGTTCGCCACGAAGAGATCGGCGCCTACTCGTACCGCCGCCCGTCGGGCATCTTTTCGGTCAAGGTCTATCCATTCGAAGTCGAATCGCTGCTCGAGCAGTGGGAGGAGATGCACGTGCGCCAGCGTCGGCTGGTGACGCCATCGGAGGCCATAGAGATGATTTGCCAGAAGGAGCTCAGGAGTCTCGTAACCGATTATATCGTCAACCGTTTCGATCTCTGA
- a CDS encoding sugar phosphate nucleotidyltransferase, whose amino-acid sequence MKAIIPVAGVGSRLRPHTYSQPKVLLNVAGKPIIGHIMDKLIESGIDEAVIIVGYLGSKIEEYLTSNYSIKLTFVTQAEQLGLAHAVHMCRPHVVDEEPLFIILGDTIFDVDLMPVLDSAVSSLGVKEVEDPRRFGVAVTEGDRIVKLVEKPEQPVSNLALVGLYFLHRAGTLFSSIEHIIANDIRTKGEFQLTDALQHMIDLGEPFSTFPVQGWYDCGKPETLLATNEVLLQKNHQQKSLPGCIVNPPVFIADNAIITNSIIGPNATIAEHVVVKDSIIMNSIIGRKSQVSDIMLDRSIVGNNAVVSAMGHELNIGDYSEIRMG is encoded by the coding sequence ATGAAAGCCATCATTCCCGTAGCCGGAGTCGGCAGTCGGCTTCGTCCTCACACCTACTCCCAGCCGAAAGTTCTGCTCAATGTCGCCGGAAAGCCGATCATCGGTCATATCATGGACAAGCTCATCGAGTCGGGAATCGATGAGGCGGTGATTATCGTCGGTTATCTCGGCAGCAAGATCGAGGAGTACCTCACCTCAAACTATTCGATCAAACTGACCTTCGTTACCCAGGCTGAGCAACTCGGTCTGGCCCATGCCGTTCACATGTGCAGGCCGCATGTCGTCGACGAAGAACCGCTCTTCATCATCCTCGGCGACACCATTTTCGATGTCGATCTCATGCCGGTGCTCGACAGCGCCGTTTCATCGCTCGGCGTCAAGGAGGTCGAAGACCCTCGCCGCTTCGGCGTGGCGGTCACCGAGGGCGACCGAATCGTGAAGCTCGTCGAAAAACCGGAACAGCCGGTCAGCAATCTCGCCCTGGTCGGCCTCTATTTCCTGCATCGCGCCGGAACGCTCTTCAGCAGCATCGAACACATCATTGCCAACGACATTCGCACCAAGGGCGAATTCCAGCTTACCGACGCCTTGCAGCACATGATCGATCTCGGCGAACCCTTCTCGACCTTTCCGGTGCAGGGGTGGTATGACTGCGGCAAGCCCGAAACGCTGCTCGCCACCAATGAGGTGCTGTTGCAGAAGAATCATCAGCAAAAATCGCTGCCCGGCTGCATCGTCAATCCGCCGGTTTTCATTGCAGACAACGCGATCATCACCAACTCCATCATCGGACCAAACGCCACGATTGCCGAACATGTGGTCGTCAAGGACTCCATTATCATGAACTCCATCATCGGGCGCAAGTCGCAGGTCAGCGACATCATGCTGGATCGCTCGATCGTCGGCAACAACGCCGTCGTCTCGGCGATGGGCCACGAGCTGAACATTGGCGACTATTCGGAAATACGTATGGGCTGA
- a CDS encoding HNH endonuclease → MLLQTTKVLVLNASYEPLSICDARNAVLLLFCGKAMMVASHPEHRIRTVTESYPLPSIVRLTVFVQVEYRSTALSRKNLFRRDGFRCQYCGGKEAELTLDHVIPKSRGGEESWENLVTACKPCNSKKGNRTPAEADMTLLKKPSRPSHITLMRQHYLPVSDEWKPYLFMS, encoded by the coding sequence ATGCTCCTGCAAACAACCAAAGTTCTGGTGCTCAACGCCAGTTACGAGCCGCTGAGCATCTGCGACGCCCGAAACGCCGTGCTGCTGCTTTTCTGCGGAAAGGCGATGATGGTTGCCAGCCATCCGGAACACCGCATCCGCACGGTGACGGAGAGCTATCCGCTGCCGAGTATCGTCCGGTTGACCGTGTTTGTGCAGGTTGAGTACCGAAGCACCGCGTTGAGCCGGAAAAACCTTTTCAGGCGGGACGGGTTCAGGTGTCAGTATTGCGGAGGCAAAGAGGCCGAACTCACGCTCGATCACGTGATTCCCAAGTCGCGCGGCGGCGAGGAGAGCTGGGAGAACCTCGTCACTGCCTGCAAGCCCTGCAATTCGAAGAAAGGCAATCGCACACCAGCCGAAGCGGACATGACCCTGCTTAAAAAGCCGTCCAGACCGAGCCATATCACCCTCATGCGTCAGCACTACCTGCCGGTCTCCGACGAGTGGAAGCCCTACCTTTTCATGAGCTGA
- a CDS encoding metallophosphoesterase family protein: MSFGRSFRRSGAVFALFVLLQFPASLSAAPWKFGVMGDTQWTCADPSGKNPGTVPVSIIEQVNRQFIDAGVKFVIQVGDLSDDGKESSEEVRVAAARPLIDAGIGFFAFRGNHEAQKKNENGYGAAGFRQRYPQTRDGGFVTQQGMRFTIGSNFSSPVKVSRDLDGLSYSFDCGEGEERARFVIIDNWPLPGRVVANSTHYPSGYTIADQQPWIGERLDRRKRRTPHAFVLSHQPLIGAGHQDTLFSGYANEHPEWQNAFFASLQNNDVKYFICGHDHIHQRSLLASPDGKSKVEQLIAQSVSTKFYTPKVLDDDKWFGQKTRELSVSQEHQAVGYYIFTIDGPTVTVDYYADDHGHWQSDANYPQGAGRTDTGVTPQLRFVKKERWSYSLNGKQFLVPQGASYTVVKDQFKGNEARILEGFNASTSRDASLDTADGKGRPLSKVVNTGWIVVEPSKRGGSDPASDVFLLSGVGELGGDHTDTFVLSMNYDPQQVRPETIASGGFGLVTRDAAGRWVNAVDANAGGTATFIDGPWKRGYALGSHGIDRKHHRVWAVLNHDGAFAVARFF, from the coding sequence ATGAGCTTCGGTCGTTCGTTCAGGAGGTCTGGCGCGGTTTTTGCACTCTTCGTGCTGCTTCAGTTTCCGGCGTCGCTGAGTGCCGCGCCGTGGAAGTTCGGAGTGATGGGGGATACGCAGTGGACCTGCGCCGATCCGTCGGGGAAGAATCCCGGCACCGTGCCGGTTTCGATCATCGAACAGGTGAACCGGCAGTTTATCGACGCTGGCGTGAAGTTTGTCATCCAGGTCGGCGACCTGAGCGACGACGGCAAGGAGAGCTCCGAGGAAGTACGTGTCGCGGCGGCCCGTCCGCTCATCGATGCCGGGATCGGATTCTTCGCCTTCCGGGGCAACCACGAGGCTCAAAAGAAAAACGAGAACGGCTATGGCGCGGCAGGCTTCCGTCAGCGCTATCCTCAGACCCGTGACGGCGGCTTCGTGACGCAGCAGGGAATGCGCTTCACGATTGGGTCGAATTTCAGCAGCCCGGTGAAGGTGAGCCGCGATCTCGACGGCCTCAGCTATTCGTTCGACTGCGGCGAGGGCGAGGAGCGCGCACGGTTCGTGATCATCGACAACTGGCCGCTGCCGGGCCGGGTGGTCGCCAACTCCACACACTATCCCTCCGGCTACACCATTGCCGACCAGCAGCCGTGGATCGGCGAGCGGCTCGACCGGCGCAAGCGAAGGACGCCGCACGCCTTTGTGCTGTCGCATCAGCCGCTCATCGGCGCGGGGCATCAGGACACGCTCTTCAGCGGATACGCCAACGAGCATCCCGAGTGGCAAAACGCATTTTTCGCCAGTTTGCAGAATAATGACGTGAAGTATTTCATCTGCGGGCACGACCACATCCACCAGCGCTCGCTCCTCGCGAGTCCCGATGGCAAGTCGAAGGTCGAGCAACTCATCGCTCAATCGGTCAGCACCAAGTTCTACACGCCGAAAGTTCTCGACGACGACAAATGGTTCGGTCAGAAAACCCGCGAGTTGTCGGTTTCACAGGAGCACCAGGCGGTCGGCTATTACATCTTTACCATCGACGGCCCGACCGTGACGGTCGATTACTATGCCGATGACCATGGCCACTGGCAGTCGGACGCGAATTATCCGCAAGGCGCGGGCCGAACGGATACCGGCGTGACGCCGCAGCTCCGCTTCGTCAAGAAGGAGCGTTGGAGCTACAGCCTGAACGGCAAGCAGTTCCTCGTTCCGCAGGGCGCGAGTTACACCGTGGTGAAGGATCAGTTCAAAGGCAACGAGGCGCGGATTCTCGAAGGTTTCAACGCGAGCACCTCCAGAGATGCCAGCCTCGACACCGCCGATGGCAAGGGGCGGCCTCTGAGCAAGGTGGTCAATACCGGCTGGATTGTCGTCGAGCCATCGAAGCGTGGTGGCAGTGATCCGGCAAGCGACGTGTTCCTGCTCAGCGGCGTGGGCGAGCTGGGCGGCGACCACACGGATACCTTTGTGCTGTCGATGAACTACGATCCGCAACAGGTTCGCCCAGAAACGATTGCCAGCGGCGGGTTCGGCCTCGTCACGAGGGACGCCGCCGGACGGTGGGTCAACGCCGTCGATGCCAATGCCGGTGGCACGGCAACCTTTATCGACGGGCCGTGGAAGCGTGGTTACGCTCTCGGTTCGCATGGTATAGACCGAAAGCATCACCGCGTCTGGGCTGTGCTGAACCACGACGGCGCGTTTGCCGTGGCGAGGTTTTTCTGA
- the metK gene encoding methionine adenosyltransferase gives MSQTRYFFTSESVSEGHPDKVADQISDAILDEFIKQDPNSRVACETFVTTGQVIVGGEVTTKGIVDVQTIARKTITEIGYTKGEYMFDANSCGILSALHSQSPDINRGVDRKEEIADEFDRVGAGDQGMMFGYACTETPELMPAAIQFAQQLVKVLADIRKAGQIMTYLRPDAKSQVTLEYVDEKVARVDAVVVSTQHDPEPAGMSEAEFQALIQKEVIENVVRKVIPAELLDENTKFHINPTGRFEIGGPHGDTGLTGRKIIVDTYGGAAPHGGGAFSGKDPSKVDRSAAYAARHVAKNIVAADLADKCTVQVSYAIGVARPVSIYINTHGTGKHGLSDAQIQEKAEAIFDLRPLAIIRRFNLDRPHGWCYRDSAAYGHFGRDIFPWEKTEKVGELKAAFGL, from the coding sequence ATGTCACAAACCAGGTACTTCTTTACCTCCGAATCCGTTTCCGAAGGCCACCCGGACAAGGTAGCCGACCAGATTTCCGATGCGATTCTCGACGAGTTCATCAAGCAGGATCCCAACTCCCGCGTCGCCTGCGAAACCTTCGTCACCACCGGACAGGTGATCGTCGGCGGTGAAGTCACCACCAAAGGCATTGTGGACGTCCAGACCATCGCCCGCAAGACCATCACCGAGATCGGTTACACCAAGGGTGAATACATGTTCGACGCAAACTCCTGCGGCATCCTCTCCGCCCTGCACTCGCAGTCGCCCGACATCAACCGCGGCGTCGATCGCAAGGAAGAGATCGCCGACGAGTTCGACCGCGTTGGCGCCGGCGACCAGGGCATGATGTTCGGCTACGCCTGCACCGAGACCCCGGAGCTGATGCCCGCCGCCATCCAGTTCGCCCAGCAGCTCGTGAAAGTGCTCGCCGACATCCGCAAGGCTGGCCAGATCATGACCTACCTCCGCCCCGACGCCAAGAGCCAGGTGACGCTCGAATATGTTGACGAGAAGGTCGCCCGCGTCGATGCCGTGGTCGTCTCGACCCAGCACGATCCCGAACCGGCAGGCATGAGCGAAGCCGAGTTCCAGGCACTCATCCAGAAAGAGGTGATCGAGAACGTTGTCCGCAAGGTCATTCCCGCCGAGCTGCTCGACGAGAACACCAAGTTCCACATCAACCCGACCGGCCGCTTTGAAATCGGTGGCCCTCACGGCGACACCGGCTTGACCGGCCGCAAGATCATCGTCGACACCTACGGCGGCGCAGCTCCGCACGGCGGTGGCGCGTTCTCCGGCAAAGACCCGTCGAAGGTCGACCGCAGCGCTGCCTACGCCGCTCGCCACGTCGCCAAGAACATCGTAGCTGCCGACCTCGCCGACAAGTGCACCGTGCAGGTCTCCTACGCCATTGGCGTGGCCCGTCCGGTCTCGATCTACATCAACACCCACGGCACCGGCAAGCACGGCCTGTCCGACGCCCAAATCCAGGAGAAGGCCGAGGCGATCTTCGATCTCCGCCCGCTGGCCATCATCCGCCGCTTCAACCTCGACCGTCCGCACGGCTGGTGCTACCGCGACTCCGCCGCTTACGGCCACTTCGGTCGCGACATCTTCCCGTGGGAGAAGACCGAGAAGGTCGGCGAGCTGAAAGCCGCTTTCGGCCTCTGA
- the ahcY gene encoding adenosylhomocysteinase has product MTTEAAVLSYKVADISLAEWGRKEIEIAEKEMPGLMATRKKYEGQKPLAGARIAGSLHMTIQTAVLIETLVELGADVRWASCNIFSTQDHAAAAIAAAGVPVFAWKGETLDEYWWCTRQILEFEGGLGPNLIVDDGGDATLMIHLGYKIENDPSMLDKVPGNAEEKALFQQLKEVFAEDTQRWHKVAADMKGVSEETTTGVHRLYQMMEKGELLFPAINVNDSVTKSKFDNLYGCRESLADGIKRATDVMIAGKVVVVLGYGDVGKGCAHSMRTYGARVIVTEIDPICALQAAMEGFEVTTMEEAVKEGNIFVTTTGNKDVITLDHIKQMRDEAIVCNIGHFDNEIQVDALNNFAGATRINIKPQVDKYVFENGNCMYLLAEGRLVNLGCATGHPSFVMSNSFTNQTLAQIELWQNDYKVDVYRLPKQLDEEVARLHLGQIGVKLTTLTQEQADYISVPVEGPYKPEHYRY; this is encoded by the coding sequence ATGACAACTGAAGCAGCAGTGCTCTCATACAAGGTGGCCGATATTTCGCTTGCCGAATGGGGCCGCAAAGAGATCGAAATCGCTGAAAAAGAGATGCCGGGCCTGATGGCTACGCGCAAAAAATACGAAGGCCAGAAGCCACTCGCAGGCGCACGCATCGCAGGCTCCCTGCACATGACTATCCAGACCGCCGTCCTGATCGAGACGCTCGTCGAACTCGGCGCGGACGTGCGCTGGGCGAGCTGCAACATCTTCTCGACGCAGGATCACGCCGCAGCAGCCATCGCCGCTGCCGGTGTGCCGGTGTTCGCCTGGAAGGGCGAGACCCTCGACGAATACTGGTGGTGCACCCGCCAGATCCTCGAGTTCGAAGGCGGCCTCGGCCCGAACCTCATCGTCGATGACGGCGGCGACGCGACCCTGATGATCCACCTCGGCTACAAGATCGAGAACGATCCCTCGATGCTCGACAAAGTGCCCGGCAATGCCGAAGAGAAGGCGCTCTTCCAGCAGCTCAAGGAGGTGTTCGCCGAAGATACCCAGCGCTGGCACAAGGTTGCCGCCGACATGAAGGGCGTCTCCGAGGAGACCACCACCGGCGTGCATCGCCTCTACCAGATGATGGAGAAGGGCGAACTGCTCTTCCCGGCCATCAACGTCAACGACTCGGTCACCAAGTCGAAGTTCGATAACCTCTACGGCTGCCGCGAGTCGCTGGCAGACGGGATCAAGCGCGCCACGGACGTGATGATCGCCGGCAAGGTGGTCGTCGTGCTCGGCTACGGCGACGTCGGCAAGGGCTGCGCCCACTCGATGCGCACCTACGGCGCTCGCGTGATCGTCACCGAAATCGATCCGATCTGCGCATTGCAGGCCGCCATGGAGGGTTTTGAAGTCACCACCATGGAAGAGGCTGTCAAAGAGGGCAACATCTTCGTTACCACCACCGGCAACAAGGATGTGATCACCCTCGACCACATCAAGCAGATGCGCGACGAGGCGATTGTCTGCAACATCGGCCACTTCGACAACGAAATCCAGGTCGATGCGCTCAACAACTTCGCGGGCGCGACCAGAATCAACATCAAGCCGCAGGTTGACAAGTACGTCTTCGAGAATGGCAACTGCATGTACCTGCTCGCCGAAGGCCGCCTCGTGAACCTCGGCTGCGCCACCGGCCACCCGTCGTTCGTGATGAGCAACTCCTTCACCAACCAGACGCTCGCCCAGATCGAACTCTGGCAGAACGACTACAAGGTTGACGTGTACCGTCTGCCAAAGCAGCTCGACGAAGAGGTGGCCCGCCTGCACCTCGGCCAGATCGGCGTCAAACTGACCACGCTCACCCAGGAGCAGGCCGACTACATCAGCGTCCCGGTCGAAGGCCCCTACAAGCCCGAACACTACCGCTACTGA